In a single window of the Patagioenas fasciata isolate bPatFas1 chromosome 22, bPatFas1.hap1, whole genome shotgun sequence genome:
- the LOC136111612 gene encoding feather keratin Cos1-1/Cos1-3/Cos2-1-like, with product MSLTENYYFHKGCLGLRQCRTPIKISPTLCSLIHFSRLLLLGNQVNLCPRDMSCCNPCVPCQPCGPTPLANSCNEPCVRQCQSSTVVIEPSPVVVTLPGPILSSFPQNTVVGSSTSAAVGSILSSEGVPINSGGFDLSCITSRYCGNRCPPC from the exons ATGAGCTtgacagaaaattattacttccaCAAAGGGTGCCTAGGCCTGAGGCAGTGCAGGACTCCTATAAAAATCAGCCCAACTCtctgctctctcatccacttctctcgCCTCCTTCTCCTCGGGAATCAG gtgaacctctgtcccagagacatgtcctgctgcaacccgtgcgtgccctgccagccctgcggcccgaccccactggccaacagctgcaatgagccctgtgtcaggcagtgccagagctccaccgttgtcattgagccctcccccgtggtggtgaccctgcctggccccatcctcagctccttccctcagaacactgttgtgggctcctccacctctgctgctgttggcagcatcctcagctctgagggagtgcccatcaactctgggggttttgacctctcctgcattaccagccgctaTTGTGGCAACAGATGTCCACCCTGCTAA
- the LOC136111807 gene encoding feather keratin Cos1-1/Cos1-3/Cos2-1-like: MSCCNPCVPCQPCGPTPLANSCNEPCVRQCQSSTVVIEPSPVVVTLPGPILSSFPQNTVVGSSTSAAVGSILSSEGVPINSGGFDLSCITSRYCGNRCPPC; the protein is encoded by the coding sequence atgtcctgctgcaacccgtgcgtgccctgccagccctgcggcccgaccccactggccaacagctgcaatgagccctgtgtcaggcagtgccagagctccaccgttgtcattgagccctcccccgtggtggtgaccctgcctggccccatcctcagctccttccctcagaacactgttgtgggctcctccacctctgctgctgttggcagcatcctcagctctgagggagtgcccatcaactctgggggttttgacctctcctgcattaccagccgctaTTGTGGCAACAGATGTCCACCCTGCTAA
- the LOC136111808 gene encoding feather keratin Cos1-2-like, translating to MSLSENYYFHKGCLSLRQCRTPIKISPTLSSLIHFSRLLLLGNQVNLCPRDMSCCNPCVPCQPCGPTPLANSCNEPCVRQCQSSTIAIQPSPVVVTLPGPILSSFPQNTVVGSSTSATVGSILSSEGVPINSGGFDLSCITSRYCRPC from the exons atgagcttgtcagaaaattattacttccaCAAAGGCTGCCTGAGCCTGAGGCAGTGCAGGACTCCTATAAAAATCAGCCCAACGCTCTcctctctcatccacttctctcgCCTCCTTCTCCTCGGGAATCAG GTGAACCTCTGCCCCAGAGACATGTCCTGCTGCAACCCGtgcgtgccctgccagccctgtggcccaaccccactggccaacagctgtaatgagccctgtgtcagacagtgccagagctccaccaTCGCCATCCAGCCATctcctgtggtggtgaccctgcctggccccatcctcagctccttccctcagaacaccgttgtgggctcctccacctctgctactgttggcagcatcctcagctctgagggagtgcccatcaactctgggggcttcgacctctcctgcattaccagccgctactgtCGGCCCTGCTAA
- the LOC136111836 gene encoding feather keratin Cos1-2-like isoform X1, with translation MSLSENYYFHKGCLGLRQCRTPIKGSPTLCSLIHFSHLLLLGNQVNLCPRDMSCCNPCVPCQPCGPTPLANSCNEPCVRQCQSSTIAIQPSSVIVTLPGPILSSFPQNTVVGSSTSAAVGSILSSEGVPINSGGFDLSGITSRYCGSRCRPC, from the exons atgagcttgtcagaaaattattacttccaCAAAGGGTGCCTAGGCCTGAGGCAGTGCAGGACTCCTATAAAAGGCAGCCCAACTCtctgctctctcatccacttctctcaCCTCCTTCTCCTTGGGAATCAG GTGAACCTCTGTCCCAGAGACATGTCCTGCTGCAACCCGtgcgtgccctgccagccctgtggcccgaccccactggccaacagctgtaatgagccctgtgtcaggcagtgccagagctccaccaTCGCCATCCAGCCCTCCTCAGTTATTGTGACCCttcctggccccatcctcagctccttcccacagaacactgttgtgggctcctccacctctgctgctgttggcagcatcctcagctctgagGGAGTTCCCATCAATTCTGGGGGCTTTGACCTCTCCGgcattaccagccgctactgtggCAGCAGATGTCGCCCCTGCTAG
- the LOC136111836 gene encoding feather keratin Cos1-2-like isoform X2: MSCCNPCVPCQPCGPTPLANSCNEPCVRQCQSSTIAIQPSSVIVTLPGPILSSFPQNTVVGSSTSAAVGSILSSEGVPINSGGFDLSGITSRYCGSRCRPC, translated from the coding sequence ATGTCCTGCTGCAACCCGtgcgtgccctgccagccctgtggcccgaccccactggccaacagctgtaatgagccctgtgtcaggcagtgccagagctccaccaTCGCCATCCAGCCCTCCTCAGTTATTGTGACCCttcctggccccatcctcagctccttcccacagaacactgttgtgggctcctccacctctgctgctgttggcagcatcctcagctctgagGGAGTTCCCATCAATTCTGGGGGCTTTGACCTCTCCGgcattaccagccgctactgtggCAGCAGATGTCGCCCCTGCTAG
- the LOC136112017 gene encoding feather keratin Cos1-2-like: MSCCNPCVPCQPCGPTPLANSCNEPCVRQCQSSTIAIQPSSVIVTLPGPILSSFPQNTVVGSSTSAAVGSILSSEGVPINSGGFDLSGITSRYCGSRCRPC; encoded by the coding sequence ATGTCCTGCTGCAACCCGtgcgtgccctgccagccctgtggcccgaccccactggccaacagctgcaatgagccctgtgtcaggcagtgccagagctccaccaTCGCCATCCAGCCCTCCTCAGTTATtgtgaccctgcctggccccatcctcagctccttcccacagaacactgttgtgggctcctccacctctgctgctgttggcagcatcctcagctctgagGGAGTTCCCATCAATTCTGGGGGCTTTGACCTCTCCGgcattaccagccgctactgtggCAGCAGATGTCGCCCCTGCTAG